In uncultured Campylobacter sp., a genomic segment contains:
- the ftsH gene encoding ATP-dependent zinc metalloprotease FtsH, with product MNNNQNNQPPQNGGGNNFFNKNPIGVFIIFALILIVVFKAISPSGGFDSDGMLGSVSGESRNVSYSELKSQIKNSQVSMVSIGSSTIKAQVGNVIYTAKRVDDPELVQILESRKIPYGAYNESNFLTDLLFSWVLPLVIFFGIWMFLANRMQRNMGGGVLGIGSSKNLVSAEKPKVKFSDVAGVEEAKEEVKEIVDFLKNPERYISLGAKIPKGVLLVGPPGTGKTLLAKAVAGEADVPFFSVSGSSFIEMFVGVGASRVRDLFDNAKKQAPAIVFIDEIDAIGKSRTAGGIGGGNDEREQTLNQLLAEMDGFGSESSPVIVLAATNRPETLDAALLRPGRFDRQVLVDRPDFDGRMAILKVHMRDVKFARDIDIEEIARLTVGFAGADLANIINEAALLAGREAKAEVEQKDLLEAIERVGIGLAKKSRRVSPIEKRIVAYHESGHALIAELTKGAMPVSKVTIVPRGLSAAGYTLNSPFENRYLHQRHEIFAEIDTFLAGRAAEDVFLGEITDGAGNDLQRATDMLKFMATQVGMTEALGLAVLEKQQYSFLNGGQSIKDYSEVTAVKIDEYVRKTLDERYAAVKETLRTYAPAIEEMVKALYEKETVSGEQIVGIISKFEKDNGMPTRLVRNLGANDDIESAKNEA from the coding sequence ATGAATAACAACCAAAACAATCAACCCCCTCAAAACGGCGGCGGAAACAATTTTTTCAATAAAAATCCGATCGGCGTTTTTATTATTTTCGCGCTTATTTTGATAGTCGTGTTTAAAGCGATATCGCCAAGCGGCGGCTTTGATAGCGACGGTATGCTGGGCTCCGTCTCGGGCGAGAGCAGAAACGTAAGCTACTCGGAGCTAAAATCGCAGATCAAAAACTCCCAAGTAAGCATGGTCTCCATCGGAAGCTCCACGATTAAAGCGCAAGTCGGCAACGTAATCTACACCGCCAAGCGCGTGGATGATCCCGAGCTGGTTCAAATTTTAGAATCGCGAAAAATTCCATACGGCGCGTATAACGAGAGTAATTTTTTGACCGATCTGCTCTTTAGCTGGGTCTTGCCGCTTGTGATTTTCTTTGGAATTTGGATGTTTTTAGCCAATCGCATGCAGCGTAATATGGGCGGCGGCGTGCTCGGTATAGGAAGCTCTAAAAACCTGGTAAGCGCCGAAAAGCCGAAGGTTAAATTTAGCGATGTAGCGGGCGTCGAAGAGGCGAAAGAGGAGGTTAAGGAGATCGTAGATTTCTTAAAAAACCCCGAGCGATATATCAGCCTCGGGGCTAAAATTCCAAAAGGCGTGCTTTTGGTTGGACCTCCGGGCACGGGCAAGACGCTGCTAGCCAAAGCGGTCGCGGGCGAAGCGGACGTGCCGTTTTTTTCGGTATCAGGCTCCAGCTTCATCGAGATGTTCGTAGGCGTAGGCGCCAGCAGGGTGCGCGATCTATTTGATAACGCTAAAAAGCAGGCTCCGGCAATCGTTTTTATCGACGAGATCGACGCGATCGGCAAAAGCAGAACCGCAGGCGGTATCGGCGGAGGCAACGACGAGCGCGAGCAGACGCTAAATCAGCTGCTTGCCGAGATGGATGGTTTCGGCTCGGAATCAAGCCCTGTGATCGTCCTTGCGGCTACCAACCGCCCCGAGACGCTGGATGCGGCGCTTCTGCGTCCGGGCAGATTCGATAGACAGGTTTTGGTCGATAGACCCGATTTTGACGGCAGAATGGCGATTTTAAAGGTGCATATGCGCGACGTTAAATTTGCCCGCGACATCGATATCGAAGAGATCGCGCGCCTTACCGTGGGCTTTGCGGGAGCCGATCTTGCAAACATCATCAACGAAGCCGCGCTTTTAGCGGGTCGCGAGGCAAAGGCGGAGGTCGAGCAAAAAGACCTACTCGAAGCGATCGAGCGCGTCGGTATCGGACTGGCTAAAAAATCGCGCCGCGTAAGCCCGATCGAAAAGCGGATCGTCGCCTACCACGAAAGCGGCCATGCGCTCATCGCCGAGCTTACCAAAGGCGCGATGCCGGTATCTAAAGTAACTATCGTGCCGCGCGGATTGAGCGCTGCGGGATACACGCTAAATTCGCCATTTGAAAATAGATACCTACACCAGCGCCATGAAATTTTTGCCGAGATCGATACGTTTTTGGCGGGGCGCGCGGCGGAGGACGTGTTTTTAGGCGAGATTACCGACGGCGCGGGCAACGACCTACAGCGCGCTACCGATATGCTTAAATTTATGGCTACTCAGGTCGGAATGACCGAAGCTCTCGGGCTTGCGGTGTTAGAAAAGCAGCAGTATTCCTTCCTAAACGGCGGACAGAGCATCAAGGATTACAGCGAGGTAACGGCGGTTAAGATCGACGAATATGTCCGCAAGACTCTAGATGAGCGCTACGCGGCGGTAAAAGAGACGCTAAGGACCTACGCTCCGGCGATTGAGGAGATGGTAAAGGCGCTGTATGAGAAGGAGACGGTCTCGGGCGAACAAATCGTGGGGATTATCTCTAAATTTGAAAAAGACAACGGCATGCCTACCCGTCTGGTGCGAAATTTAGGTGCTAACGACGATATCGAAAGCGCAAAGAATGAGGCTTAA
- the pssA gene encoding CDP-diacylglycerol--serine O-phosphatidyltransferase, whose amino-acid sequence MEEEKGKLIYILPNFFTAASVFLAVISIISTIKGNFSAAIFYIILSLICDGLDGRVARLTHATSKFGVEFDSLADIVAFGVAPALLFYCAVGHDYGKVGSLVAALYVVFGAIRLARFNVTTGTYEPSVFIGLPIPTAAITMAFWIGIYLKYELSKGFGVFLIIAMAALSFLMVSNIRFPSFKKISLKRPNAIKILVLLIVVFFSLLYLFKLEFPAVLTLVYIVYGLVRGALNLSAAKFQKKDKPEETAK is encoded by the coding sequence ATGGAAGAGGAAAAGGGAAAACTAATCTACATATTGCCGAATTTTTTCACGGCGGCAAGCGTATTTTTGGCGGTTATCAGCATAATTTCTACGATCAAAGGCAACTTCAGCGCCGCGATCTTTTATATCATTTTATCCTTGATCTGCGACGGGCTAGATGGCCGCGTGGCGAGGCTAACGCATGCTACGTCGAAATTCGGCGTGGAATTTGACAGCCTTGCGGATATCGTGGCTTTCGGCGTTGCGCCGGCGCTACTGTTTTACTGCGCGGTCGGGCACGATTACGGTAAGGTCGGTTCGCTCGTAGCTGCGCTTTACGTGGTTTTCGGCGCGATCAGGCTGGCGCGATTTAACGTCACCACGGGCACCTACGAGCCTAGCGTTTTTATCGGGCTGCCGATTCCGACGGCTGCGATTACGATGGCGTTTTGGATCGGAATTTATCTAAAATATGAGCTTTCCAAAGGGTTTGGGGTATTTTTGATCATCGCAATGGCGGCGCTATCGTTTTTGATGGTAAGCAACATCCGCTTTCCGAGCTTTAAAAAGATCAGCCTAAAACGTCCCAATGCGATTAAAATTTTAGTGCTTCTAATCGTCGTGTTTTTCTCGCTTTTATATCTTTTCAAGCTGGAATTCCCGGCGGTACTTACTTTGGTTTATATCGTTTACGGTTTGGTTCGCGGAGCTTTAAATTTAAGCGCGGCTAAATTTCAAAAAAAAGACAAACCCGAGGAAACGGCGAAATAA
- a CDS encoding 2-isopropylmalate synthase yields the protein MDKNKIIIFDTTLRDGEQSPGASMNTDEKIHLALQLEKLGVDVIEAGFAAASPGDFDAIEKIAGAVSKARVCSLARALEKDIKAAGEAVKGAKLGRIHTFIATSPIHMEFKLKMQPQEVIKRAVEAVQYAKSLCDDVEFSCEDACRSDISFLKEICDAAINAGASTINIPDTVGYLYPDEITARIGELVKLIGERAIVSVHNHNDLGMATVNSLAAILAGARQVECTINGIGERAGNAALEEIVMAIKTRTDKFAPLYTDINLKEIYPSSRLVASITGIEPQPNKAIVGKNAFAHESGIHQDGVLKHKETYEIMHAEDIGLDKNSLVLGKHSGRHAFKDKLVSLGYELSNEQIEIAFNKFKVLADSKKDVFDEDIRELVNDEFVGAEKTYEVLVLSSNSCNKGHASTALTLRYKDEILSDSALGNGGVDAIFKAIDRISGISGSLKEYQVKAVSQGKDALAKVTVKVEFKDEGAIIGRGLDVDTMLASAKAYVAALNTYLDAKR from the coding sequence ATGGATAAAAATAAAATCATAATCTTCGATACGACGCTTCGTGACGGCGAGCAAAGCCCCGGAGCGTCGATGAATACGGACGAAAAGATCCATCTTGCGTTGCAGCTTGAAAAGCTGGGCGTAGATGTTATCGAGGCGGGTTTTGCGGCGGCGAGCCCCGGGGACTTTGACGCGATAGAAAAGATCGCGGGCGCCGTTAGCAAGGCTCGCGTATGCTCTCTTGCGCGCGCTTTAGAAAAAGATATCAAAGCCGCTGGAGAAGCGGTAAAGGGCGCGAAGCTTGGGCGTATCCATACTTTCATCGCTACAAGCCCGATTCATATGGAATTTAAACTCAAAATGCAGCCGCAAGAGGTCATAAAGCGCGCCGTAGAGGCCGTGCAATACGCAAAAAGTCTATGCGATGACGTGGAGTTTAGCTGCGAAGATGCGTGCAGAAGCGATATTAGCTTTTTAAAAGAGATCTGCGACGCCGCGATAAACGCTGGAGCCTCCACCATAAATATCCCCGATACGGTGGGCTATCTCTATCCGGACGAGATCACCGCCCGAATAGGCGAACTCGTTAAGCTTATCGGCGAACGCGCCATAGTTTCGGTGCACAACCACAATGATTTGGGAATGGCTACCGTAAATTCCTTAGCCGCTATCTTAGCAGGAGCCAGACAGGTCGAGTGCACGATAAACGGCATCGGCGAGCGCGCGGGCAACGCGGCGCTAGAGGAGATCGTAATGGCTATAAAGACGCGCACAGATAAATTTGCGCCGCTTTATACCGATATAAATTTGAAAGAAATTTATCCATCCAGCCGCCTAGTCGCGAGCATTACCGGCATCGAGCCGCAGCCCAATAAAGCGATCGTCGGAAAAAACGCCTTCGCGCATGAAAGCGGCATCCACCAAGACGGCGTGCTAAAGCACAAAGAAACCTACGAGATCATGCATGCCGAGGATATCGGGCTTGATAAAAACTCCCTCGTGCTGGGTAAGCACAGCGGCCGCCACGCCTTCAAAGACAAGCTGGTATCTTTGGGCTATGAGCTTAGTAACGAGCAGATTGAGATCGCGTTTAATAAATTTAAAGTGCTTGCAGATAGTAAAAAGGACGTTTTCGACGAGGATATTAGAGAGCTCGTAAACGACGAGTTCGTGGGAGCCGAAAAGACCTATGAAGTGTTGGTTTTAAGCTCCAATAGCTGCAACAAAGGACACGCTAGCACCGCTCTTACGCTAAGGTATAAGGATGAAATTTTAAGCGATAGCGCGCTTGGAAACGGCGGCGTGGATGCGATATTTAAAGCGATAGACCGCATCAGCGGCATCAGCGGTAGCTTAAAAGAATACCAAGTAAAAGCGGTTTCACAGGGCAAAGACGCTCTAGCGAAAGTAACCGTCAAGGTGGAATTTAAAGACGAGGGTGCTATCATCGGCAGAGGACTTGACGTAGATACGATGCTAGCGTCTGCAAAGGCCTACGTTGCGGCGCTAAATACATATTTGGACGCTAAGCGCTAG
- a CDS encoding 50S ribosomal protein L11 methyltransferase, with the protein MKDFFYEMIVKSENASELFKSFAFELGVTCVEEDGERFIIRDEEDLQNLKFAFEEFKKGLARSLNLDADLQIEISKKQNKDWLDEYKKGVAPVAVGKFYVRPSWCERSQDSALIDLLIDPALAFGSGHHESTNMCLALLSELARAGMSALDVGCGSGILSIAMKKLGAKVSTCDTDEQAVAATQQNAEKNGVQIDQIWLGSVSSLNEQSSSAAAQPQFDLIVANIIADVILILSADLKKALKSGGKLVLSGILEKYKDRIEQAFSDLNFVQMKKQNEWLSFVYERKI; encoded by the coding sequence ATGAAAGATTTTTTTTATGAGATGATCGTAAAAAGCGAGAATGCAAGTGAGCTTTTCAAGAGCTTTGCGTTTGAGCTCGGCGTTACCTGCGTCGAGGAGGATGGCGAGCGCTTCATAATCCGCGACGAAGAGGATCTGCAAAATTTAAAATTTGCGTTTGAAGAGTTTAAAAAGGGGCTCGCGCGATCTCTTAATTTAGACGCCGATCTGCAGATCGAAATTTCAAAAAAGCAAAACAAAGACTGGCTCGACGAATATAAAAAAGGGGTTGCGCCCGTAGCGGTCGGTAAATTTTACGTCCGTCCGAGCTGGTGCGAAAGATCGCAAGATAGCGCGCTAATCGATCTGCTGATCGATCCTGCGCTGGCGTTCGGCTCGGGGCATCACGAAAGCACCAATATGTGTCTGGCGCTGCTTAGCGAGCTTGCTCGCGCGGGCATGAGCGCGCTTGACGTAGGTTGCGGCAGCGGAATTTTAAGTATCGCGATGAAAAAACTGGGCGCAAAGGTAAGTACCTGCGATACCGACGAGCAGGCGGTGGCGGCTACGCAGCAAAACGCCGAGAAAAACGGCGTGCAGATCGATCAAATTTGGCTCGGCAGCGTTTCAAGCTTAAACGAGCAAAGTTCAAGCGCAGCCGCGCAGCCGCAGTTTGATCTAATCGTCGCAAATATAATCGCCGACGTGATTTTGATCCTAAGCGCGGATCTGAAAAAAGCGCTAAAATCGGGCGGCAAGCTCGTGCTGTCGGGAATTTTAGAAAAATATAAAGATAGGATAGAGCAAGCCTTTTCGGATTTAAATTTCGTGCAGATGAAAAAGCAAAACGAATGGCTCAGCTTCGTTTATGAAAGGAAAATATGA
- the hisA gene encoding 1-(5-phosphoribosyl)-5-[(5-phosphoribosylamino)methylideneamino]imidazole-4-carboxamide isomerase — protein MEIFPAIDLKQGCAVRLSKGEMQSAKIYSKDPCELAKKFEDLGAKWLHLVDLDGAFAGEAVNFKAIERIVKSTRLRVEVGGGIRDEARIKEYLSLGVDRFILGSAALKNRDFVKQMAKLYRIVVGIDAKEGLVATEGWAELSRVKATDLARDYADAGVCAIICTDISRDGMLSGVNVEFSRSIAKACGIDTIASGGVKDINDIIALKNAELIAGVIVGKAYYEGTLDLKKAFEAL, from the coding sequence ATGGAAATTTTCCCTGCGATCGATCTGAAACAAGGATGCGCCGTGCGTCTTAGCAAGGGCGAGATGCAAAGCGCAAAAATTTATTCCAAAGACCCCTGTGAGCTAGCCAAAAAATTTGAAGATCTCGGCGCTAAGTGGCTGCATCTGGTTGATCTCGACGGCGCGTTTGCGGGTGAGGCGGTAAATTTCAAAGCGATCGAGCGGATCGTAAAAAGCACGCGCCTGCGCGTAGAAGTGGGCGGCGGCATCCGCGACGAAGCGCGCATAAAGGAGTATTTGAGCTTGGGCGTCGATAGATTTATCCTAGGTTCGGCGGCGCTTAAAAATAGGGATTTCGTGAAGCAGATGGCGAAGCTTTACCGCATCGTCGTGGGCATAGATGCAAAAGAGGGTCTAGTAGCGACCGAGGGCTGGGCGGAGCTAAGCCGCGTAAAAGCGACTGATCTGGCGCGAGACTACGCGGACGCGGGCGTTTGCGCGATCATCTGCACCGACATATCGCGCGACGGGATGCTAAGCGGCGTGAACGTAGAATTTAGCCGCTCTATCGCGAAAGCTTGCGGCATCGATACTATCGCAAGCGGCGGCGTGAAAGATATAAATGACATAATTGCGCTTAAAAACGCAGAGCTCATCGCGGGCGTCATCGTCGGCAAGGCGTATTACGAAGGCACGCTTGATCTTAAAAAGGCGTTTGAGGCTCTATAA